The Microbacterium foliorum genome has a window encoding:
- the polA gene encoding DNA polymerase I, producing MTDSAKPTLMVVDGHSLAYRAFFALPVENFTTKDNQHTNAIYGFLSMLVNLIKAEQPTHMAIAFDTSRHSFRTDQYPEYKATRSESPQEFRGQIPLLQDCLAAMSIPVLTKEGVEADDILATLSTQGAEQGYDVLVVSGDRDTIQLVTDDVTLLYPSVQGVSQLKRYDPTTVRERYGVAPEQYPDIAALVGETSDNLPGVPKVGEKTAVKWLTQFGSLDDLLERSGEIKGVVGGNLRDHIDDVRRNRRLNRLLRDVELPVAPDDLAVAPIDAQAVRDIFARLEFRTLLPRVFEAVGAGEVADDPAAAAVVLPEPSQVTAAEFLEWVDAQAADVSLRIPLQGGVPTRLGAATETDLREIDWSDEVADALRPWLESDRPKIIHDAKPQVKALRRQGIRLAGLAYDTSLAGWLLRPSFPDKTLGDLVERYLGEKLPEADPSQLVPETEGATPAQEAWFALRVATALREDIPESVAAVLTDIELPTLLTLADMEVAGVAVSHEVLSTFSGELATRADGLAQDAFGIVGREFNLGSPKQLQEVLFEDLQLPKTRKTKTGYSTDAAVLADLQESHPHPFLGLLLQHREATKLRQIIESLDTAIGDDHRVHTTYVQTGSQTGRLSSTDPNLQNIPVRTEESRRIRSAFQVGEGYESLLTADYSQIEMRIMAHLSGDEGLIEAFNSGEDLHRFVGARVFGVDPSDVTAAMRTKVKAMSYGLVYGLSAFGLSKQLRIEQSEAKQLMIEYFARFGAVRDYLRASVITAKEVGYTETIFGRRRPFPDLASPNRVLRENAERAALNAPIQGSAADIMKIALLHIHEDLRSEALSSRALLQIHDELVVEVAPGEWDATERIVRARMGDAADLRVPLDVQVGRGRDWNEAAH from the coding sequence GTGACGGACTCCGCAAAGCCTACCCTCATGGTCGTCGACGGCCACTCGCTCGCCTACCGTGCGTTCTTCGCCCTCCCGGTCGAGAACTTCACCACCAAAGACAACCAGCACACGAACGCCATCTACGGCTTCCTCTCGATGCTCGTGAACCTGATCAAGGCCGAGCAGCCGACCCACATGGCGATCGCGTTCGACACCTCCCGGCATTCGTTCCGCACCGACCAGTACCCCGAGTACAAGGCGACCCGATCCGAGTCCCCGCAGGAGTTCCGAGGCCAGATCCCGCTGCTGCAGGACTGCCTCGCCGCGATGTCGATCCCGGTGCTCACGAAAGAGGGGGTCGAGGCCGACGACATCCTCGCGACTCTCTCGACGCAGGGAGCCGAGCAGGGGTACGACGTGCTCGTGGTCTCGGGCGACCGCGACACGATCCAGCTCGTCACCGATGACGTGACTCTGCTGTATCCGTCGGTGCAGGGAGTCTCGCAGCTCAAGCGGTACGACCCCACCACGGTGCGCGAGCGCTACGGGGTGGCACCCGAGCAGTATCCCGACATCGCGGCACTGGTCGGCGAGACCAGCGACAATCTCCCGGGTGTCCCCAAGGTGGGAGAGAAGACCGCGGTCAAGTGGCTCACCCAGTTCGGCTCGCTCGACGACCTTCTCGAGCGCTCGGGCGAGATCAAGGGCGTGGTCGGCGGCAACCTGCGCGACCACATCGACGACGTGCGCCGCAATCGCCGGCTCAACCGGCTGCTGCGCGACGTCGAGCTCCCCGTCGCGCCCGACGATCTGGCCGTGGCACCGATCGACGCCCAGGCCGTCCGCGACATCTTCGCGCGCCTCGAGTTCCGCACACTGCTTCCCCGCGTCTTCGAGGCCGTCGGCGCAGGCGAGGTCGCCGATGACCCCGCGGCCGCCGCGGTGGTGCTGCCCGAGCCCTCGCAGGTCACCGCCGCCGAGTTCCTCGAATGGGTCGACGCCCAGGCGGCAGACGTCTCCCTGCGCATTCCGCTGCAGGGTGGGGTGCCCACCAGACTGGGCGCAGCCACCGAGACCGACCTCCGCGAGATCGACTGGAGCGACGAGGTGGCCGACGCGCTGCGTCCATGGCTCGAGTCCGATCGTCCGAAGATCATCCACGACGCCAAGCCGCAGGTGAAGGCGCTCCGTCGTCAGGGCATCCGCCTCGCCGGACTCGCGTACGACACGAGCCTCGCGGGGTGGCTGCTGCGCCCGAGCTTCCCCGACAAGACGCTCGGCGACCTGGTCGAGAGGTACCTGGGAGAGAAGCTGCCCGAGGCCGACCCCTCGCAGCTCGTGCCAGAGACCGAGGGCGCGACTCCGGCTCAGGAGGCCTGGTTCGCGCTGCGTGTGGCGACAGCCCTGCGGGAGGACATCCCGGAGTCGGTCGCCGCGGTCCTCACCGACATCGAGCTGCCCACCCTGCTCACGCTCGCCGACATGGAGGTCGCCGGCGTCGCGGTCTCGCACGAGGTGCTCTCGACATTCTCGGGTGAGCTGGCGACGCGTGCCGACGGGCTGGCGCAGGACGCATTCGGCATCGTCGGCCGCGAGTTCAATCTCGGGTCCCCGAAGCAGCTCCAGGAGGTGCTCTTCGAAGACCTGCAGCTCCCCAAGACGCGCAAGACCAAGACCGGCTACTCGACGGATGCCGCCGTGCTGGCCGACCTCCAGGAATCGCACCCGCATCCGTTCCTCGGTCTGCTGCTGCAGCACCGCGAGGCGACGAAGCTGCGTCAGATCATCGAATCGCTCGACACGGCGATCGGCGACGACCACCGCGTGCACACGACCTATGTGCAGACCGGCAGCCAGACCGGCCGGCTCTCGAGCACCGACCCGAATCTGCAGAACATCCCCGTGCGCACCGAGGAGTCGCGCCGCATCCGCAGCGCATTCCAGGTCGGCGAAGGGTACGAGTCCCTCCTCACTGCCGACTACTCCCAGATCGAGATGCGCATCATGGCGCACCTCTCGGGTGACGAGGGGCTCATCGAAGCGTTCAACAGCGGTGAAGACCTGCACCGCTTCGTCGGTGCGCGTGTCTTCGGCGTCGATCCGTCGGACGTCACGGCAGCGATGCGCACCAAGGTGAAGGCGATGTCCTACGGCCTCGTCTACGGCCTCTCGGCGTTCGGCCTCTCGAAGCAGCTGCGCATCGAGCAGTCCGAGGCGAAGCAGCTGATGATCGAGTACTTCGCGCGTTTCGGCGCCGTGCGCGACTACCTGCGCGCCTCGGTCATCACGGCGAAGGAGGTCGGTTACACCGAGACGATCTTCGGACGTCGTCGCCCGTTCCCCGATCTCGCGAGCCCCAACCGGGTGCTGCGTGAGAATGCCGAGCGCGCCGCCCTCAACGCGCCGATCCAGGGAAGCGCGGCCGACATCATGAAGATCGCGCTGCTGCACATCCACGAAGACCTCCGATCCGAGGCCCTGTCCTCGCGGGCCCTGCTGCAGATCCACGACGAACTCGTGGTCGAAGTGGCGCCGGGGGAGTGGGACGCCACCGAGCGGATCGTGCGGGCTCGCATGGGCGACGCGGCAGACCTGAGGGTTCCGCTCGATGTGCAGGTGGGTCGCGGTCGCGATTGGAACGAGGCCGCACACTGA
- a CDS encoding hotdog fold thioesterase — MGALAQKMGMEFLEFTTERCVATLPVEGNTQPVGLMHGGAYVVLGESLGSMAANLHAGPGRLAVGVDINATHTRSATSGIVTGVCTPVHLGRSITVHEIVVTDDQGRRCSTIRITNMIKDAPAAS; from the coding sequence ATGGGAGCTCTCGCCCAGAAGATGGGCATGGAGTTCCTGGAGTTCACGACCGAGAGATGCGTCGCGACGCTGCCGGTCGAGGGCAATACGCAGCCCGTGGGACTGATGCACGGCGGCGCGTACGTGGTGCTCGGCGAGTCGCTGGGGTCGATGGCGGCCAACCTGCATGCGGGCCCCGGACGGCTCGCGGTCGGGGTGGACATCAACGCGACCCATACCCGGTCGGCGACCTCGGGCATCGTCACGGGTGTCTGCACCCCGGTGCATCTCGGGCGCAGCATCACGGTGCACGAGATCGTGGTGACGGACGATCAGGGTCGGCGCTGCTCGACGATCCGCATCACCAACATGATCAAGGACGCACCCGCGGCGAGCTGA
- a CDS encoding GNAT family N-acetyltransferase → MHPLDAEHVLRPIRLGDGAALARAYAANSAHLSPWEPLREPEFFTEQWQETDAGRCVEEAALGRSARFVIESSDGEIRGRINLNNVVRGAFRSADLGYWIDASRLRRGLASLGVSRVVAHARDELRLHRLQAATLLHNIASQRVLGELGFEPIGTAPRYLRIAGEWQDHRLFQLLLDEPVSSPRVRP, encoded by the coding sequence GTGCATCCGCTCGACGCGGAGCACGTCCTGCGTCCGATCCGGCTCGGTGACGGCGCCGCTCTCGCGAGGGCGTATGCCGCGAACAGCGCGCACCTGTCTCCCTGGGAGCCGCTGAGAGAACCGGAGTTCTTCACCGAGCAGTGGCAGGAGACGGACGCCGGGCGGTGCGTGGAGGAGGCGGCGCTGGGCAGGAGTGCGCGGTTCGTCATCGAGTCCTCCGACGGCGAGATCCGGGGACGGATCAACCTGAACAACGTCGTGCGCGGAGCATTCCGGAGCGCCGACCTCGGGTACTGGATCGATGCGTCGCGATTGCGCCGGGGACTCGCATCCCTCGGGGTGTCGCGCGTCGTCGCCCACGCGAGGGACGAACTGCGGTTGCACCGTCTGCAGGCCGCCACACTGCTGCACAACATCGCATCGCAGCGGGTGCTCGGTGAGCTCGGTTTCGAGCCGATCGGGACCGCGCCGCGCTACCTCCGCATCGCGGGGGAGTGGCAGGACCACCGGCTGTTCCAGCTACTGCTGGACGAGCCTGTCAGCTCGCCGCGGGTGCGTCCTTGA
- a CDS encoding ANTAR domain-containing response regulator, producing MTEQEQAAEQPTSSAPRRVVVAEDESLIRLDIVEILRDNGFDVVGEAGDGETAVALATELRPDLVIMDVKMPQLDGISAAEKLHKGNIAPVVLLTAFSQKELVERASEAGALAYVVKPFTPNDLLPAIEIALARHEQIITLEAEVADMVERFETRKLVDRAKGLLNEKMGLSEPEAFRWIQKASMDRRLTMQDVAKAIIEQLAPKK from the coding sequence GTGACCGAGCAAGAACAGGCAGCCGAGCAGCCCACGTCATCCGCACCCCGACGCGTCGTCGTCGCCGAGGACGAGTCGCTGATCCGTCTCGACATCGTCGAGATCCTCCGCGACAACGGCTTCGACGTCGTCGGTGAGGCCGGCGACGGAGAGACCGCCGTGGCACTGGCCACCGAGCTGCGCCCCGACCTGGTGATCATGGACGTCAAGATGCCGCAGCTCGACGGCATCAGCGCCGCCGAGAAGCTGCACAAGGGCAACATCGCTCCCGTGGTGCTGCTGACCGCCTTCAGCCAGAAGGAGCTCGTGGAGCGCGCCAGCGAGGCCGGCGCCCTGGCCTATGTGGTCAAGCCCTTCACCCCGAACGACCTGCTGCCGGCGATCGAGATCGCTCTCGCCCGCCACGAGCAGATCATCACGCTCGAGGCAGAGGTCGCCGACATGGTCGAGCGCTTCGAGACCCGCAAGCTCGTCGACCGCGCCAAGGGCCTGCTGAACGAGAAGATGGGCCTGTCCGAGCCCGAGGCGTTCCGCTGGATCCAGAAGGCGTCCATGGACCGTCGTCTGACGATGCAGGACGTCGCGAAGGCGATCATCGAGCAGCTGGCTCCGAAGAAGTAG
- a CDS encoding esterase/lipase family protein produces MIDLVRRARWWIADYVYAAYWQVRAAFDRRDAGSFSGGGGVPIVILPGVYETWRFMQPLITALHERGHPVHVVDALERNQRPIREAAAAVTAFLDASGLTDVILVAHSKGGLAGKLAMAGPAGSRVRAMVAVATPFGGSRYARLLPVRSLRAFAPRHPSILGLAARGDLDDRIVSVFGRFDPHIPEGSELRGARKNVRLDTGGHFRVLADPRVLAEVAALAEG; encoded by the coding sequence ATGATCGATCTCGTGCGTCGAGCGCGCTGGTGGATCGCGGACTACGTGTACGCGGCGTACTGGCAGGTGCGGGCGGCGTTCGACCGTCGCGACGCGGGGTCTTTCTCGGGCGGCGGCGGCGTGCCGATCGTCATCCTGCCCGGCGTGTACGAGACCTGGCGGTTCATGCAGCCGCTCATCACCGCCCTGCACGAGCGCGGACATCCGGTCCATGTCGTCGACGCCCTGGAGCGCAATCAGCGCCCGATCCGCGAGGCCGCGGCAGCGGTGACCGCATTCCTCGACGCATCCGGCCTGACCGACGTCATCCTGGTGGCCCACAGCAAGGGCGGACTCGCGGGAAAGCTGGCGATGGCCGGGCCTGCAGGATCCCGGGTGCGGGCGATGGTCGCGGTGGCGACACCCTTCGGCGGCTCGCGCTACGCGCGTCTCCTGCCCGTTCGATCACTGAGGGCGTTCGCCCCGAGGCATCCGTCGATCCTCGGGCTCGCCGCGCGTGGTGATCTCGATGATCGCATCGTGTCGGTGTTCGGTCGTTTCGATCCGCACATCCCCGAAGGCAGTGAGTTGCGGGGTGCGCGCAAGAACGTGCGCCTCGACACCGGAGGGCACTTCCGGGTGCTCGCCGACCCCAGGGTCCTCGCCGAGGTCGCCGCCCTCGCCGAGGGGTAG
- the pyk gene encoding pyruvate kinase: MRRAKIVATLGPATSTYETVRALIDAGVDVARLNLSHGDYSVHENNYANVRRAADDAGRAVAILVDLQGPKIRLGKFEDGPYELAKGDIFKITTEDIIGNKEISGTTFKGLPNDVKPGDFLLIDDGKVRVEVVETDGVTVTTRVIVAGAVSNNKGINLPGVAVNVPALSEKDEDDLRWGLRIGADLIALSFVRNAEDVTRVHEIMAEEGVKVPVIAKVEKPQAVDALEGIVDAFDAIMVARGDLGVELPLEAVPIVQKRAVELARRMAKPVIVATQMLESMINSPVPTRAETSDVANAVLDGADAVMLSGETSVGDYPVVVVETMARIIESTEEHGLERIAKLTAKPRTQGGAITLAALEVAEFVEAKFLCVFTQSGDSARRLSRLRSRIPMLAFTPEPDIRRRMALTWGIRSTLVDMVQHTDLMYLQVDNYLLSNGLAAEGDKVVVISGSPPGIVGSTNDIRVHKVGDAVNGAAPIYKEATV; the protein is encoded by the coding sequence TTGAGACGCGCGAAAATCGTCGCCACCCTGGGCCCCGCCACCTCCACCTATGAGACCGTCCGTGCCCTCATCGACGCCGGAGTGGACGTCGCCCGTCTGAACCTGAGCCACGGTGACTACTCCGTGCACGAGAACAACTACGCCAACGTGCGTCGTGCGGCGGACGACGCCGGTCGTGCGGTCGCGATCCTCGTCGACCTGCAGGGCCCGAAGATCCGCCTCGGCAAGTTCGAAGACGGCCCCTACGAGCTCGCCAAGGGCGACATCTTCAAGATCACCACCGAAGACATCATCGGCAACAAGGAGATCTCGGGGACGACGTTCAAGGGTCTGCCCAACGACGTCAAGCCCGGCGACTTCCTGCTGATCGACGACGGCAAGGTCCGCGTCGAGGTCGTCGAGACCGACGGGGTCACCGTCACCACCCGCGTCATCGTCGCCGGAGCGGTGTCCAACAACAAGGGCATCAACCTGCCCGGTGTCGCCGTCAACGTCCCGGCACTGAGCGAGAAGGACGAGGACGACCTCCGCTGGGGTCTGCGCATCGGCGCCGACCTGATCGCGCTCTCCTTCGTCCGCAATGCGGAGGACGTCACCCGCGTGCACGAGATCATGGCGGAGGAGGGCGTCAAGGTGCCCGTCATCGCCAAGGTCGAGAAGCCGCAGGCCGTCGATGCGCTCGAGGGCATCGTCGATGCCTTCGACGCGATCATGGTCGCCCGAGGCGACCTCGGCGTCGAGCTTCCGCTCGAGGCCGTGCCGATCGTGCAGAAGCGCGCCGTCGAGCTCGCCCGCCGCATGGCCAAGCCGGTCATCGTCGCGACGCAGATGCTCGAGTCGATGATCAACAGCCCGGTGCCGACCCGCGCCGAGACCTCCGACGTCGCGAACGCGGTGCTCGACGGTGCCGACGCCGTGATGCTGTCGGGTGAGACCAGCGTGGGCGACTACCCCGTGGTGGTCGTCGAGACCATGGCGCGCATCATCGAGTCGACCGAGGAGCACGGCCTGGAGCGCATCGCCAAGCTCACCGCGAAGCCGCGCACGCAGGGTGGAGCCATCACGCTCGCCGCACTCGAGGTCGCGGAGTTCGTCGAGGCGAAGTTCCTCTGCGTGTTCACGCAGTCGGGCGATTCCGCTCGTCGTCTGTCGCGGCTGCGCTCGCGGATCCCGATGCTGGCCTTCACTCCGGAGCCCGACATCCGTCGTCGCATGGCGCTCACCTGGGGCATCCGCTCCACTCTCGTGGACATGGTCCAGCACACCGACCTGATGTACCTGCAGGTCGACAACTACCTGCTCTCGAACGGCCTCGCCGCCGAGGGAGACAAGGTCGTCGTCATCTCGGGTTCCCCTCCCGGAATCGTCGGCTCGACCAACGACATCCGCGTGCACAAGGTCGGCGACGCGGTCAACGGCGCGGCTCCGATCTACAAGGAAGCCACGGTCTGA
- a CDS encoding glutamate synthase subunit beta codes for MADPKGFLKVTERELPKRRPVPVRIMDWKEVYEQGDQAVLKRQAGRCMDCGVPFCHQGCPLGNLIPEWNDLTWRGEGRAAIDRLHATNNFPEFTGRLCPAPCESSCVLGINQPAVTIKQIEVSIIDEAFAKGWVEPQPPARLTGKTVAVVGSGPAGLAAAQQLTRAGHTVAVFERDDRIGGLLRYGIPDFKMEKGQLESRLRQMQEEGTRFRAGVEIGRDISWSDLRARYDAIVIATGATVPRDLSIPGRDLDGVHFAMEYLVESNHAVAGDKVPEQITAEGKHVIVIGGGDTGADCIGTAHRQGALSVTNLAIGVQPGTERPGHQPWPMMPTLFEVTSAHEEGGERVFLASTVEFLSNDVGELRALRVAETEYIDGRRVPKSGTEREIPADLVLIAMGFTGPEQDGFTEETLPQLTERGAFRRDDSYESTIPGVFVAGDAGRGQSLIVWAIAEGRAAAANVDRFLMGSTVLPEPVRPHEVAIGLQPA; via the coding sequence GTGGCTGATCCCAAAGGTTTTCTGAAGGTCACCGAGCGTGAACTTCCCAAGCGACGGCCGGTGCCGGTGCGCATCATGGACTGGAAAGAGGTCTATGAGCAGGGCGACCAGGCGGTGCTCAAGCGCCAGGCCGGCCGCTGCATGGACTGCGGTGTGCCGTTCTGCCACCAGGGATGCCCGCTGGGCAACCTGATCCCGGAGTGGAACGACCTGACCTGGCGAGGAGAGGGACGCGCGGCGATCGATCGCCTGCACGCCACCAACAACTTCCCGGAGTTCACCGGGCGTCTCTGCCCTGCGCCGTGCGAGAGCTCGTGCGTGCTCGGGATCAACCAGCCCGCGGTGACGATCAAGCAGATCGAGGTCTCGATCATCGACGAGGCCTTCGCCAAGGGGTGGGTGGAGCCGCAGCCTCCCGCGCGCCTCACCGGCAAGACCGTCGCCGTCGTCGGCTCCGGCCCCGCCGGACTCGCCGCGGCGCAGCAGCTCACCCGGGCGGGCCACACCGTCGCCGTGTTCGAGCGTGACGACCGCATCGGCGGACTGCTGCGCTACGGCATCCCCGACTTCAAGATGGAGAAGGGCCAGCTCGAGTCCCGCCTGCGCCAGATGCAGGAAGAGGGGACGCGCTTCCGCGCCGGCGTCGAGATCGGGCGAGACATCTCCTGGTCCGATCTCCGGGCCCGGTACGACGCGATCGTGATCGCCACGGGAGCCACCGTTCCCCGCGACCTCTCGATCCCGGGACGCGACCTCGACGGCGTGCACTTCGCGATGGAGTACCTGGTCGAGTCGAATCACGCGGTGGCCGGCGACAAGGTCCCCGAGCAGATCACCGCCGAGGGCAAGCACGTCATCGTCATCGGCGGCGGCGACACCGGTGCGGACTGCATCGGCACCGCGCACCGTCAGGGCGCACTCAGCGTCACCAACCTGGCGATCGGCGTGCAGCCGGGCACCGAGCGACCCGGGCACCAGCCCTGGCCGATGATGCCCACACTGTTCGAGGTCACCTCCGCGCACGAAGAGGGCGGGGAGCGGGTCTTCCTCGCCTCGACCGTCGAGTTCCTCTCGAACGACGTGGGCGAGCTGCGTGCCCTGCGCGTCGCCGAGACGGAGTACATCGACGGACGCCGCGTGCCCAAGAGCGGCACGGAGCGCGAGATCCCCGCGGACCTCGTGCTCATCGCGATGGGCTTCACCGGCCCCGAGCAGGACGGCTTCACCGAGGAGACGCTGCCCCAGCTGACCGAGCGCGGAGCGTTCCGTCGCGATGACAGCTACGAGTCCACGATTCCCGGCGTGTTCGTCGCCGGTGACGCCGGACGCGGGCAGTCGCTGATCGTCTGGGCGATCGCCGAGGGCCGTGCGGCCGCAGCGAACGTCGACCGGTTCCTCATGGGGAGCACCGTGCTGCCCGAGCCGGTGCGCCCGCACGAGGTCGCCATCGGTCTTCAGCCCGCGTAG